One window of the Paenibacillus beijingensis genome contains the following:
- a CDS encoding spore germination protein: protein MMTSNSKRALPTFQHDLHMNLAEVKKKLGESPDLVIREFVIGTDTPLPAAVIYLDGMADKKLISDSVMRPLMTGTRESLPDRDASPEQWFRYIKCRMLWTGDVEMIRDWNELIRAVLSGNAAVLVDGWNAAFGCGTGGGKNRSISEPTTEVVVRGPKDSFTESLEINLTLVRRRVRSPDLQIEPATVGKLTQTNVAIMYIKGIVKEDVVREVRRRIGAIDIDAVLESGYIEELIQDHTMTPFPTLYNTERPDAVAGNILEGRVAIFVDGTPFVLIAPTIIAQFFQSPEDYFSRFDIGSAVRLLRYAAFIVALIGPSIYIALMTFHQEMIPTPLLISIAAQREGVPFPSFIEILLMEVSFEVIREAGVRMPRAVGQAVSIVGALILGQAAVQAGMISAMTVIVVATTGIASFAFPKYSFSNAARLLRFIFIVLAAVFGFLGITLGMIMLIAHLASLRSFGVPYLAPFAPFVPGDQKDTVLRLPLLKMITRPKLISSTNKTRIGPDSVPSPQTSGSSGGRRDADETE from the coding sequence ATGATGACATCGAATTCGAAACGAGCCCTCCCCACCTTTCAACACGATTTGCATATGAACCTGGCGGAAGTGAAGAAGAAGCTTGGCGAAAGCCCCGATCTGGTCATCCGCGAATTTGTGATCGGAACCGATACGCCTCTTCCGGCGGCGGTCATTTATTTGGACGGCATGGCGGATAAAAAGCTGATCAGCGACAGTGTGATGCGCCCGCTGATGACCGGTACCAGGGAGAGCCTTCCGGATCGCGACGCGTCGCCCGAACAATGGTTCCGCTACATCAAATGCCGCATGCTCTGGACAGGGGATGTGGAGATGATCCGGGATTGGAACGAGCTGATCCGCGCCGTCTTGTCCGGGAATGCCGCAGTGCTTGTCGACGGCTGGAACGCGGCCTTCGGCTGCGGCACCGGCGGCGGGAAAAACCGCTCCATCTCCGAACCGACAACCGAAGTCGTCGTCCGCGGACCGAAGGACAGCTTCACAGAGTCTTTGGAAATCAACCTGACGCTTGTACGCCGGCGGGTCAGAAGCCCGGATCTGCAAATCGAGCCGGCGACCGTCGGCAAATTGACGCAAACGAATGTCGCGATCATGTATATCAAGGGGATCGTGAAGGAAGACGTGGTGCGGGAAGTGAGGCGGCGGATCGGTGCCATCGACATCGATGCCGTTCTCGAGTCCGGATATATTGAAGAATTGATTCAGGATCATACGATGACGCCGTTTCCGACCCTTTACAACACGGAACGGCCGGATGCGGTAGCGGGAAATATACTGGAAGGGCGCGTCGCCATATTTGTGGACGGAACGCCGTTCGTCTTAATCGCTCCGACGATCATCGCCCAGTTTTTCCAATCGCCCGAGGACTACTTCAGCCGCTTTGACATCGGCTCCGCGGTGAGGCTGCTCCGGTACGCGGCATTCATCGTCGCATTGATCGGGCCTTCGATTTACATCGCGTTAATGACGTTTCATCAGGAAATGATTCCGACGCCGCTGCTCATCAGCATCGCGGCCCAGCGGGAAGGCGTTCCTTTCCCCTCATTTATCGAAATCCTTTTGATGGAAGTGAGCTTTGAGGTGATCCGCGAAGCCGGGGTGCGCATGCCGCGGGCCGTCGGCCAGGCCGTTTCAATCGTCGGCGCGCTTATTTTGGGACAGGCGGCCGTTCAGGCAGGCATGATTTCCGCGATGACCGTCATCGTCGTCGCCACCACAGGCATCGCCAGCTTCGCGTTTCCGAAATACAGCTTTTCCAACGCCGCCCGGCTGCTGCGGTTTATCTTTATCGTGCTCGCCGCGGTGTTCGGCTTCCTCGGCATAACGCTCGGCATGATTATGCTTATCGCCCATCTGGCCAGCCTGCGCTCTTTCGGCGTCCCTTATTTGGCTCCCTTTGCGCCGTTCGTTCCGGGAGATCAGAAAGATACGGTGCTGCGGCTTCCACTGCTGAAGATGATCACGCGCCCGAAGCTGATCAGTTCAACCAATAAAACCCGGATCGGGCCGGATTCTGTACCTTCGCCGCAAACGTCAGGGAGCAGCGGAGGGAGGAGGGATGCGGATGAAACGGAATAA
- a CDS encoding ATP synthase subunit I → MNDIMKTALRIALFIVSACLLAWAVIPEGRTIAAGLVLGMAAGSLNALLLRRRVEWVGQVAAGQGARKMGLGMAGRLATVLLAVMIAYKNPEYFSLPFTLSACFIMPFVILASGFVVNKRHSNGKG, encoded by the coding sequence ATGAATGACATCATGAAGACGGCCTTGCGGATCGCATTGTTTATTGTATCCGCATGCCTGCTTGCATGGGCTGTTATTCCTGAAGGTCGCACCATCGCTGCCGGTCTTGTTCTTGGCATGGCGGCTGGCTCTTTGAATGCGCTTTTGCTGCGCAGGAGAGTGGAGTGGGTCGGACAGGTTGCAGCCGGACAAGGCGCGCGGAAGATGGGGCTTGGCATGGCCGGACGACTGGCGACCGTACTGCTTGCAGTGATGATCGCTTACAAGAATCCGGAATATTTTAGCCTGCCGTTTACGTTGTCCGCCTGCTTCATTATGCCCTTTGTTATTTTGGCATCCGGCTTTGTAGTGAACAAACGACATTCCAACGGAAAGGGGTGA
- the atpF gene encoding F0F1 ATP synthase subunit B gives MSWHWESFVYAILAFLILYWLLNKYAFGPLFGIMEKRRELVLEQMNAAETARQQAEVQLEEQRKAMEQARKEAYDIIEQSKKTSSKQAEDIVQTAKAEASRLKEDALKDIESEKNKAIASLRGQVSGMSVMIASKIIEKQIDEKSQEQLVDKYLNEVGSK, from the coding sequence ATGTCTTGGCATTGGGAATCGTTTGTGTACGCTATCTTGGCGTTCTTGATTCTGTATTGGCTGTTGAATAAATATGCATTTGGTCCGTTGTTCGGCATTATGGAAAAACGCCGCGAGCTTGTTCTGGAGCAAATGAATGCGGCGGAAACGGCCCGTCAACAAGCGGAGGTGCAGCTCGAGGAGCAGCGCAAAGCGATGGAGCAGGCCCGCAAGGAAGCTTACGATATTATCGAGCAGTCGAAGAAGACGAGTTCGAAGCAAGCGGAGGACATCGTTCAAACCGCGAAAGCCGAAGCAAGCCGTCTGAAGGAAGACGCTCTGAAGGATATCGAAAGCGAGAAAAACAAAGCGATCGCATCGCTGCGGGGACAGGTCAGCGGCATGTCCGTTATGATTGCCTCCAAAATCATCGAAAAGCAAATCGACGAAAAATCCCAGGAGCAGCTGGTTGATAAATACCTGAACGAGGTTGGAAGCAAATGA
- a CDS encoding F0F1 ATP synthase subunit delta yields MSRDAVVAKRYAKALFEIALQHNLVAEVEEQLKLVVDTLKQDQEIERFLTFPNIDVSKKIELIKGAFADRVSSIVSNTIALLISRGRSDIIHDVYEAFRKVAGEATGRSHATVFTAQPLTAEELAKIEARFGSASGKQIAAEQVVDPSLLGGIQVRIGDRLYDGSLAGKLERLRKTMNS; encoded by the coding sequence ATGAGCCGGGATGCGGTCGTAGCGAAACGCTATGCAAAAGCGCTGTTTGAAATCGCGCTCCAGCACAACCTCGTTGCGGAAGTTGAGGAGCAGCTGAAGCTGGTCGTAGATACATTGAAGCAGGATCAGGAAATTGAACGGTTCCTGACATTCCCGAATATCGACGTCTCCAAGAAAATCGAGCTGATCAAAGGAGCTTTTGCCGACCGGGTGTCCTCAATCGTCTCCAACACGATCGCGCTTCTCATTTCGAGAGGCCGCTCGGATATCATTCACGACGTATACGAAGCATTCCGGAAAGTGGCCGGAGAAGCGACCGGCCGTTCGCATGCCACGGTGTTTACGGCTCAGCCGCTCACGGCGGAAGAGCTGGCGAAGATCGAGGCGCGGTTCGGCAGCGCAAGCGGCAAGCAGATTGCTGCGGAGCAAGTGGTGGATCCGTCGCTTCTCGGCGGCATTCAGGTTCGGATCGGCGACCGTCTGTATGACGGCAGTCTTGCAGGCAAGCTGGAACGTCTGCGCAAAACGATGAATTCTTAA
- the atpG gene encoding ATP synthase F1 subunit gamma, with amino-acid sequence MATNMRDIKREIKSKQNTKQITKAMEMVAASRLRRAQQAAEAARPYADKLKEVVANIAAGTKGVKHPMLESRPIRKTGYLVITSDRGLAGGYNANVLRKVTQTIREKHKSSDEYVLFVIGRKGRDYFQRRSMPIAEEVTGLPDSPTFADIKSIAKTAVQMFENEAYDELYLYYNEFVNAITQIPVEKRLLPLDETAGLNEAASPTGASAIAEYEYEPSAEGVLEILLPKYAETLIYSALLDGKASEFGARMTAMGNATKNATKMISQLTLTYNRARQAAITQEISEIVAGANAQS; translated from the coding sequence ATGGCAACAAACATGCGCGATATTAAGCGTGAAATCAAGAGCAAGCAGAATACGAAGCAGATCACGAAGGCGATGGAAATGGTGGCGGCATCCCGTCTCCGCCGGGCTCAGCAGGCTGCCGAAGCGGCCCGTCCGTATGCCGACAAGCTGAAAGAAGTCGTGGCGAACATCGCGGCCGGCACCAAGGGCGTCAAGCATCCGATGCTGGAATCGCGTCCGATCCGCAAAACCGGCTATCTGGTCATCACCTCGGACCGCGGATTGGCCGGCGGCTACAACGCCAACGTGCTCCGCAAAGTGACGCAGACGATTCGCGAGAAGCATAAGTCAAGCGACGAGTACGTGCTGTTTGTTATCGGCCGCAAAGGGCGGGATTATTTCCAGCGCCGCAGCATGCCGATTGCAGAAGAAGTTACGGGTCTGCCGGATTCGCCTACTTTCGCGGATATTAAGTCGATCGCGAAAACGGCCGTGCAGATGTTTGAGAACGAAGCGTACGACGAGCTTTACCTTTACTATAACGAATTTGTCAATGCAATTACGCAGATTCCTGTCGAAAAGCGTCTGCTTCCGCTGGATGAAACGGCCGGCCTGAATGAGGCTGCCTCGCCAACCGGCGCATCTGCAATTGCCGAATACGAATATGAGCCTTCGGCGGAAGGCGTACTCGAAATTTTGCTGCCGAAATATGCCGAAACGCTCATTTACAGCGCGCTGCTGGACGGAAAGGCGAGCGAATTCGGCGCCCGGATGACAGCGATGGGCAATGCGACAAAAAATGCCACCAAAATGATTTCTCAGCTTACGCTTACGTATAACCGCGCCCGTCAGGCGGCGATTACCCAGGAAATATCGGAAATTGTCGCAGGCGCGAACGCTCAAAGCTAA
- the upp gene encoding uracil phosphoribosyltransferase, whose product MGKLVICDHPLIQHKLTFIRDKETNTKDFRELVDEVSTLMAFEITRDMPLDTITVHTPVAETEAKVLSGRMLGIIPVLRAGLGMVDGILKLIPAAKVGHIGLFRDPETLQPVEYYINLPTDAPDRLLIVVDPMLATGGSANAAIAALKNRDCTQVKLMCLIAAPEGVAAVQAAHPDVDIYVAALDEKLNDHGYIVPGLGDAGDRMFGTK is encoded by the coding sequence ATGGGCAAACTGGTCATTTGCGACCATCCGCTTATTCAACATAAGCTGACTTTTATTCGCGACAAAGAAACGAACACGAAAGACTTCCGCGAGCTGGTCGACGAAGTCTCCACATTGATGGCATTTGAAATTACACGCGATATGCCGCTTGACACGATAACGGTTCATACGCCGGTAGCCGAAACGGAAGCGAAAGTGCTGTCCGGCCGGATGCTGGGCATTATCCCCGTGCTGCGTGCGGGTCTGGGCATGGTGGACGGAATTTTGAAGCTGATTCCGGCGGCCAAAGTCGGCCACATCGGCCTCTTCCGCGATCCCGAAACGCTGCAGCCTGTCGAATATTACATAAATCTGCCTACCGATGCGCCGGACCGGCTGCTGATCGTCGTCGATCCGATGCTCGCAACCGGGGGGTCCGCCAACGCGGCGATCGCCGCTTTGAAGAACAGGGACTGCACCCAGGTCAAGCTGATGTGCCTCATTGCCGCGCCGGAAGGGGTCGCAGCGGTGCAGGCTGCGCACCCGGACGTGGACATCTATGTGGCGGCGCTTGACGAGAAGCTGAACGACCATGGCTACATCGTGCCCGGGCTGGGAGACGCCGGCGACCGGATGTTCGGCACGAAGTAG
- the atpD gene encoding F0F1 ATP synthase subunit beta produces the protein MNKGRVISVMGPVVDVEFERGQLPDILNAIKIDYKGQEGGFDVNLTLEVAVHLGDNTVRAVAMSSTDGLVRGAEALDTGAPITIPVGAPTLGRVFNVLGEPIDNAGIAVSEVNLPIHRQAPQFDELSTQAEILETGIKVIDLLAPYAKGGKIGLFGGAGVGKTVTIQELINNIAQEHGGISVFAGVGERTREGNDLYHEMKDSGVLPKTAMVFGQMNEPPGARQRVALTGLTMAEYFRDEEGRDVLLFIDNIFRFTQAGSEVSALLGRMPSAVGYQPTLATEMGQLQERITSTKKGSVTSIQAIYVPADDYTDPAPATTFAHLDATTNLERKISEKGIFPAVDPLASSSRILAPEILGEEHYNVAQSVKKILQRYKELQDIIAILGMDELTEDDKLTVARARKIERFLSQPFHVAEQFTGIKGKYVPVKETVRSFKEILDGKHDELPEAAFMYVGTIEEAVEKAKTL, from the coding sequence ATGAATAAAGGACGCGTTATTTCCGTCATGGGCCCCGTTGTCGATGTTGAATTCGAACGCGGCCAACTGCCGGACATTTTGAACGCGATCAAGATCGACTACAAAGGGCAAGAGGGCGGATTTGATGTCAACCTGACGCTCGAAGTTGCGGTCCATCTCGGCGACAATACGGTGCGTGCCGTAGCAATGAGCTCCACCGACGGTCTTGTTCGCGGCGCGGAAGCTCTCGATACCGGAGCTCCGATTACGATTCCGGTCGGCGCGCCGACGCTGGGACGGGTATTCAACGTGCTGGGCGAACCGATCGACAATGCGGGAATCGCGGTTTCGGAAGTGAACCTGCCGATTCACCGTCAAGCGCCTCAATTCGACGAATTGTCGACGCAGGCGGAAATTCTCGAAACGGGCATTAAAGTTATCGACCTGCTTGCTCCTTATGCCAAAGGCGGTAAAATCGGCCTGTTCGGCGGCGCCGGCGTAGGCAAAACGGTAACGATTCAGGAACTGATCAACAACATCGCCCAAGAGCACGGCGGTATTTCCGTATTCGCCGGCGTTGGCGAGCGTACCCGTGAAGGGAACGACCTGTACCACGAGATGAAAGATTCCGGCGTACTGCCGAAAACCGCGATGGTGTTCGGACAGATGAACGAGCCGCCGGGTGCGCGCCAGCGCGTTGCCCTGACCGGTCTGACGATGGCGGAATATTTCCGCGATGAAGAAGGCCGCGATGTGCTTCTGTTCATCGACAACATCTTCCGCTTCACGCAAGCGGGCTCCGAAGTATCGGCTCTTCTCGGCCGTATGCCTTCGGCGGTAGGTTACCAGCCGACGCTGGCAACCGAGATGGGTCAGCTTCAAGAGCGCATCACATCGACGAAAAAAGGTTCCGTTACGTCCATTCAGGCGATCTACGTGCCTGCGGATGACTACACCGACCCGGCTCCGGCTACGACGTTCGCCCACTTGGACGCAACGACAAACCTGGAGCGTAAAATTTCCGAGAAAGGCATTTTCCCTGCCGTTGACCCGCTGGCTTCGTCCTCGCGGATTTTGGCTCCGGAAATTCTCGGCGAAGAGCACTACAATGTCGCTCAAAGCGTAAAGAAAATTTTGCAGCGCTACAAAGAGCTTCAAGATATTATTGCGATTCTCGGTATGGACGAGCTGACCGAGGACGACAAACTGACCGTTGCCCGCGCACGGAAAATCGAACGTTTCCTGTCCCAGCCGTTCCACGTTGCGGAACAGTTTACGGGCATCAAAGGCAAGTACGTGCCGGTTAAAGAAACGGTCCGCAGCTTCAAAGAAATCCTGGACGGCAAGCACGATGAGCTGCCGGAAGCGGCGTTCATGTACGTCGGTACGATTGAAGAAGCGGTGGAGAAAGCCAAAACGCTGTAA
- a CDS encoding F0F1 ATP synthase subunit epsilon, with protein MSTLLLEVVTPERKVYAEDVNMVIVKGSEGELGILPNHIPLVTPLKIAPVRVKKSGKEDIIAVSGGFVEVRKDKVVILAESAELAADIDLDRAVLAKQRAEQRLEGKQHDIDVRRAELALQRANNRIYVKEQQ; from the coding sequence ATGAGCACTCTTTTACTGGAAGTTGTGACGCCGGAGCGTAAAGTGTACGCCGAAGATGTGAACATGGTGATCGTCAAAGGTTCAGAGGGGGAGCTTGGCATACTGCCAAACCATATCCCGCTCGTTACGCCGCTGAAGATCGCTCCTGTCCGTGTCAAGAAGAGCGGCAAGGAAGACATCATCGCCGTTAGCGGCGGTTTCGTTGAAGTGCGCAAGGATAAGGTCGTTATCTTGGCCGAAAGCGCGGAGCTGGCGGCAGATATCGATCTTGACCGTGCTGTGCTTGCCAAGCAGCGCGCCGAGCAGCGCCTGGAAGGCAAGCAGCATGACATCGATGTTCGCCGCGCCGAGCTTGCGCTGCAGCGCGCGAATAACCGTATTTACGTCAAGGAGCAGCAATAA
- the atpB gene encoding F0F1 ATP synthase subunit A yields the protein MHEFPVLHIGGLQIDISTFTAITISVIITFVLAKLAVRNLSVDNPSKLQNFMEWVVEFVQTTIASTMPLNKVRPYVALGMTLIMFIFISNLLGLPFGIVTETHHANEALGITKEMLEEHGGHAELAWWKSPTADLSVTSGLAVIVFVLIHFLGLKLNRKHYLKHYFEPFWFFFPLNLIKELSKPLTLALRLFANIFAGEVLIATILMLGIAGTPFMIAWQGFSIFVGAIQAFLFTILTMVYISQATIHEEH from the coding sequence ATGCATGAATTTCCGGTGCTGCACATCGGCGGATTGCAGATCGACATCTCGACTTTCACGGCCATCACGATCTCGGTGATCATCACGTTTGTGTTGGCGAAACTGGCGGTTCGCAACCTATCGGTCGATAATCCGTCCAAACTGCAAAATTTCATGGAATGGGTCGTGGAATTTGTGCAAACGACCATTGCGAGCACAATGCCGCTTAACAAGGTCAGGCCATACGTCGCTCTCGGGATGACGCTCATTATGTTCATCTTCATCTCTAACTTGCTGGGGCTGCCGTTCGGTATCGTGACGGAAACCCATCACGCCAACGAGGCGCTCGGCATTACGAAGGAAATGTTGGAGGAACACGGAGGGCATGCGGAGCTCGCCTGGTGGAAATCGCCGACGGCCGATCTTTCCGTAACGTCCGGACTGGCGGTAATCGTCTTCGTGCTCATTCATTTCCTGGGACTGAAGCTGAACCGCAAGCATTACCTGAAACACTATTTCGAACCGTTCTGGTTCTTCTTCCCTCTTAACCTCATCAAGGAGCTTTCCAAACCGCTGACGCTTGCTTTGCGTCTGTTCGCAAACATCTTTGCGGGCGAGGTGCTTATCGCGACCATCTTGATGCTGGGTATAGCTGGAACTCCGTTCATGATTGCATGGCAGGGCTTCAGTATTTTTGTCGGTGCCATTCAGGCATTCCTGTTTACGATCCTCACGATGGTGTACATTTCGCAAGCGACCATACACGAGGAACATTAA
- the wecB gene encoding non-hydrolyzing UDP-N-acetylglucosamine 2-epimerase, translating into MNKIKVMTIFGTRPEAVKMAPLVLELQKHPEQIESIVCVTAQHRQMLDQVLDFFHIQPHYDLNVMKERQTLTETTVRVLEGLDPVLREAKPDIVLVHGDTQTTFLASYAAFLQQIQVGHVEAGLRTWNKMSPYPEEMNRQLAGVLSDAHFAPTEWSAGNLRKENKPETAIYVTGNTATDVFQYTVDPSFSHPVIDWAKGKRMILMTAHRREALGEPHRNIFRAVKRIADEFEDVAFVYAVHPNPAVREPANEILGDHPRIKLIEPLDVFEFHNFYPHAHMIMTDSGGLQEEAPSFGVPTLVLRDTTERPEGIDAGTLELVGTDEQRVYDSARKLLTDRETYDRMSKAANPYGDGQASKRIVQAILHHFGRADERPDPFTQRS; encoded by the coding sequence ATGAATAAAATAAAAGTGATGACAATTTTCGGCACCCGTCCGGAAGCGGTCAAGATGGCTCCGCTCGTGCTGGAGCTGCAGAAGCATCCCGAGCAGATCGAATCGATCGTATGCGTAACCGCCCAGCACCGCCAGATGCTGGACCAGGTGCTCGATTTTTTCCATATTCAGCCTCATTACGATTTGAATGTCATGAAAGAGAGGCAGACGCTGACGGAAACGACCGTGCGCGTGTTGGAAGGGCTTGACCCGGTGCTGCGCGAGGCGAAGCCGGACATCGTGCTTGTCCATGGCGACACGCAGACGACGTTTCTTGCCAGCTATGCCGCTTTTCTGCAGCAGATCCAGGTCGGGCATGTGGAAGCGGGCCTGCGGACATGGAACAAAATGTCGCCTTATCCCGAAGAGATGAACCGGCAGCTTGCGGGCGTGCTGTCCGATGCGCATTTCGCCCCGACGGAATGGTCGGCGGGCAACCTGCGCAAGGAGAACAAGCCGGAGACGGCGATTTATGTAACCGGCAACACCGCCACCGACGTGTTCCAGTATACGGTGGACCCGTCGTTCTCGCACCCGGTCATCGATTGGGCGAAGGGCAAGCGGATGATTCTGATGACCGCCCACCGGCGCGAAGCGCTCGGGGAGCCGCACCGGAACATCTTCCGCGCGGTCAAGCGGATTGCCGACGAGTTCGAGGATGTCGCATTCGTCTATGCGGTACACCCCAATCCGGCCGTGCGGGAACCTGCGAATGAAATACTCGGGGACCATCCGCGCATCAAGCTGATCGAGCCGCTCGACGTGTTCGAATTCCACAATTTTTACCCGCATGCGCATATGATTATGACGGATTCGGGCGGGCTGCAGGAGGAAGCGCCTTCGTTCGGCGTGCCGACGCTCGTGCTGCGGGATACGACGGAACGTCCCGAAGGCATCGATGCGGGAACGCTGGAGCTGGTCGGAACGGACGAGCAGCGCGTGTACGACAGCGCGCGCAAGCTGCTGACGGACCGGGAAACGTATGACCGGATGAGCAAGGCGGCCAACCCGTACGGGGACGGACAAGCTTCCAAGCGGATTGTACAGGCGATTTTGCATCATTTTGGAAGAGCCGACGAAAGGCCGGATCCGTTCACACAACGTTCATAG
- the atpA gene encoding F0F1 ATP synthase subunit alpha, with amino-acid sequence MSIRPDEISTLIKQQIEQYKSEIQVVEVGTVIQVSDGIARVHGLENAMQGELLEFQNGVVGMALNLEESNVGVVILGPYTDIREGDQVKRTGRIMEVPVGEELLGRVVNSLGQPLDGKGPINTTQSRPVESPAPGVIDRKSVHEPMQTGIKAIDAMVPIGRGQRELIIGDRQTGKTAIAIDTIINQKGNGVKCIYVAIGQKQSTVANVVETLRRNGALDYTIVVTASASEPAPLLFLAPYAGCAMGEYFMYKGEHVLIIYDDLSKQAAAYRELSLLLRRPPGREAYPGDVFYLHSRLLERAAKLSDENGGGSLTALPFIETQASDVSAYIPTNVISITDGQIFLEADLFNAGQRPAINVGISVSRVGGSAQIKAMKKVAGTLRLDLAAYRELQAFSQFGSDLDKSTLVRLNRGARTMEILKQGVNQPLPVEKQVISIYSAVKGHLDDIPVADVTRFEKELLTFLDSNHPEIGQSIRDTKDITADNENALVAAIGQFKKSFSASV; translated from the coding sequence TTGAGTATCAGACCTGATGAAATCAGCACGCTGATTAAGCAGCAGATTGAACAATATAAATCCGAAATTCAAGTGGTTGAAGTCGGTACGGTTATTCAAGTTAGCGACGGTATCGCGCGCGTCCACGGCCTTGAGAACGCCATGCAGGGCGAACTGCTGGAATTCCAAAACGGCGTAGTGGGCATGGCCCTCAACCTCGAAGAAAGCAACGTCGGTGTCGTTATCCTCGGCCCTTACACGGACATCCGCGAAGGCGACCAAGTGAAACGGACCGGCCGCATTATGGAAGTTCCGGTCGGCGAAGAACTTCTTGGCCGCGTCGTCAACTCCCTCGGTCAGCCGCTCGACGGCAAAGGCCCGATCAACACGACCCAATCCCGTCCGGTAGAATCCCCGGCGCCGGGCGTTATCGACCGTAAATCGGTTCATGAGCCGATGCAAACGGGCATTAAAGCGATCGACGCAATGGTTCCGATCGGCCGCGGCCAGCGCGAGCTCATCATCGGCGACCGCCAAACGGGTAAAACGGCGATTGCGATCGACACGATCATCAACCAAAAAGGCAACGGCGTAAAATGTATTTACGTTGCGATCGGCCAAAAGCAGTCGACGGTTGCCAACGTTGTGGAAACGCTGCGCCGCAACGGCGCGCTGGACTACACGATCGTCGTCACCGCTTCGGCTTCCGAGCCGGCTCCCCTCCTGTTCCTGGCTCCTTATGCAGGCTGCGCGATGGGCGAATACTTTATGTACAAAGGCGAGCACGTCCTGATCATTTACGACGACCTGTCCAAACAGGCTGCCGCTTACCGCGAATTGTCGCTGCTGCTCCGCCGTCCTCCGGGCCGGGAAGCTTATCCGGGCGACGTATTCTATCTGCACTCCCGTTTGCTGGAACGCGCGGCAAAGCTGAGCGACGAGAATGGCGGCGGATCTCTGACCGCGCTGCCGTTCATTGAAACGCAGGCTTCCGACGTCTCCGCTTACATTCCGACAAACGTCATTTCGATTACGGACGGACAGATCTTCCTGGAAGCAGACCTGTTCAATGCGGGTCAACGTCCGGCAATCAACGTCGGTATTTCCGTCTCCCGCGTAGGGGGCTCCGCTCAAATTAAAGCGATGAAGAAAGTTGCGGGCACGCTCCGCCTCGACCTCGCCGCTTACCGCGAACTGCAGGCATTCTCGCAGTTCGGCTCCGACCTTGACAAATCGACGCTTGTCCGCCTGAACCGCGGCGCGCGCACGATGGAAATTTTGAAGCAGGGCGTCAACCAGCCGCTGCCGGTCGAGAAGCAGGTTATCAGCATTTACTCGGCGGTCAAAGGCCATCTGGACGACATTCCGGTTGCCGACGTCACCCGCTTCGAGAAAGAACTGCTCACTTTCCTCGATTCCAACCATCCGGAAATCGGGCAGTCGATCCGCGACACGAAAGACATTACGGCTGACAATGAGAACGCTCTTGTAGCGGCTATCGGCCAATTCAAGAAAAGTTTTTCCGCATCGGTGTAA
- the atpE gene encoding F0F1 ATP synthase subunit C, with translation MEILAAALAVGLGALGAGIGNGLIVSKTVEGISRQPELQGRLQTTMFIGVGIVEVVPIIGVVIGFLAFFS, from the coding sequence ATGGAAATATTGGCAGCAGCTTTGGCAGTCGGTTTGGGCGCACTTGGCGCAGGTATCGGTAACGGTTTGATCGTAAGCAAAACGGTTGAAGGCATCTCCCGTCAACCGGAGCTTCAAGGCAGACTGCAAACGACGATGTTTATCGGTGTTGGTATCGTCGAGGTTGTTCCGATTATCGGCGTTGTTATCGGTTTTCTGGCGTTCTTTAGTTAA